In Corynebacterium ulcerans, one genomic interval encodes:
- a CDS encoding bifunctional riboflavin kinase/FAD synthetase → MAKLSRVDIWHHIEDIPADLDASVITIGVFDGVHRGHRTLISAATQRARALGVPSILVTFNPHPLAVLRPEKMPPLLGTVTQRANLVENLGVDHMFAMNFTANLSHLSPEEFFVSIIKDKLKAKVVVVGENFTFGYKASGTTETLKALGEKYGIDIRVLELLAEDQTVVSSSVIRKALAEGDVRRANWGLGREFSVSGDVVRGAGRGGKELGYPTANLYFPDSIALPEDGVYAGWLQITSAAPIDGDMVAGVRYPAAISVGHNPTFGDQRRSVESFVLNRRADLYGHSVTVEFVDRIRGMVKFNGMEELLEAIAQDVETTREILRVDEPRKP, encoded by the coding sequence ATGGCTAAACTGTCCAGAGTGGATATCTGGCATCATATTGAAGACATTCCGGCGGATCTAGACGCCTCGGTCATCACCATTGGCGTTTTCGACGGTGTCCATCGTGGACATCGGACACTGATCAGCGCTGCAACGCAACGAGCGCGGGCACTTGGTGTTCCGAGCATCCTGGTTACGTTTAACCCGCATCCTTTGGCGGTACTGCGGCCGGAAAAGATGCCTCCACTTTTGGGGACAGTTACCCAACGTGCGAATCTCGTAGAAAATCTTGGCGTTGACCACATGTTTGCCATGAATTTTACTGCCAACCTCTCGCACCTATCTCCGGAAGAATTCTTTGTCTCTATTATTAAAGACAAGCTCAAGGCCAAGGTCGTAGTGGTGGGGGAGAACTTTACCTTTGGTTATAAAGCATCCGGTACCACGGAGACTTTGAAGGCATTGGGGGAAAAATACGGCATTGATATTCGTGTGCTGGAATTGCTGGCAGAAGACCAGACCGTGGTTTCTTCTTCTGTAATACGTAAAGCTCTTGCAGAAGGAGACGTACGCCGAGCTAATTGGGGATTAGGGCGGGAATTTTCAGTTAGCGGAGACGTGGTGCGAGGGGCTGGTCGGGGCGGAAAAGAACTTGGGTATCCGACTGCCAATCTGTACTTCCCGGACTCTATTGCGCTGCCAGAAGACGGCGTGTATGCAGGGTGGCTGCAGATCACCTCTGCAGCGCCCATCGACGGGGATATGGTTGCAGGAGTGCGGTACCCGGCGGCTATTTCGGTAGGCCATAATCCCACGTTCGGCGATCAGCGTCGTAGCGTTGAATCTTTTGTTCTTAATCGTCGTGCTGATTTGTACGGACATTCCGTCACCGTTGAATTCGTGGACCGTATTCGCGGGATGGTGAAGTTTAACGGTATGGAAGAACTACTGGAAGCAATAGCGCAAGACGTGGAGACTACTCGCGAAATTTTAAGAGTTGACGAACCTCGTAAACCCTAA
- the thyX gene encoding FAD-dependent thymidylate synthase, translating into MAVETYLDVQLVACTTFTPPTGITWSCDPAAKDSEALVEFAGRACYETFDKPNARTAQNDAYLRHIMEVGHMALLEHATASLYIRGLSRSAAHELMRHRHFSCSQLSQRFVHHEDSHVIIPPLIAEDPELRRLFLHAVDESRFAFTEVLSALEEKLVQEPNALLRKKQARQAARAILPNATESRLLVTGNFRTWRHFIGMRATEHADVEIRALAIRCLHLLREQSPVLFGDFEESTLADGSCMATSPYVTDF; encoded by the coding sequence ATGGCTGTAGAAACTTATCTCGACGTGCAATTGGTAGCCTGCACGACGTTTACTCCTCCTACTGGTATCACGTGGTCTTGTGATCCTGCCGCTAAAGATTCTGAAGCGCTGGTGGAGTTTGCGGGACGCGCATGCTACGAGACTTTTGACAAACCAAATGCGAGAACTGCTCAAAATGATGCCTACCTCCGGCACATTATGGAGGTAGGGCATATGGCGCTTTTAGAACATGCTACGGCTTCTTTATATATCCGTGGTTTGTCTCGATCAGCGGCGCATGAGTTGATGCGGCACCGACATTTTTCTTGCTCGCAGCTCTCACAGAGATTTGTCCATCACGAGGATTCTCACGTAATCATCCCGCCGTTGATCGCGGAAGACCCTGAATTACGACGACTTTTTCTCCACGCAGTAGATGAGTCGCGCTTTGCTTTTACTGAGGTTTTGTCTGCGCTGGAAGAAAAATTGGTTCAAGAGCCGAACGCGCTTCTCCGGAAGAAACAAGCGCGCCAAGCAGCACGCGCGATACTTCCTAACGCCACAGAGTCGCGACTACTAGTCACCGGAAATTTCAGAACATGGCGTCACTTTATAGGGATGAGAGCTACCGAGCATGCTGACGTAGAAATTCGGGCGTTGGCAATCCGCTGCTTGCATCTGTTGAGAGAACAGTCGCCGGTATTGTTCGGTGACTTTGAGGAGTCCACGCTTGCCGACGGCTCCTGCATGGCAACTAGCCCGTACGTCACAGATTTTTAA
- a CDS encoding TIGR03085 family metal-binding protein produces MLGLMLFVEQERLALAELLLEKGAKAPTLCEGWNAEDLAVHLYVRQRYPLATAGMFVPALSPLLERRTQQTASMPFAEVVKKWAEEKRGFSRCKTLDFFLNTAEHFVHHEDLRRGASLGENSLVAGVQPRSLSDVAEKDLLRVLRLVAPKLLRQSSVPVVLEPDRYPRIVAADSRGVASSGSAVTHIRGQVGELVLWAFGRDVVDIELYGDARKIVRSGL; encoded by the coding sequence ATGCTGGGACTTATGTTATTTGTAGAGCAGGAACGCTTGGCATTAGCAGAGCTATTACTAGAAAAAGGGGCAAAGGCGCCCACGCTGTGCGAAGGATGGAACGCTGAGGACTTGGCGGTTCATCTCTACGTCAGGCAGCGTTATCCGTTGGCTACTGCAGGAATGTTTGTGCCGGCACTGTCCCCATTGCTCGAACGTCGCACACAACAAACTGCATCTATGCCTTTTGCTGAGGTTGTGAAAAAATGGGCGGAAGAAAAACGGGGATTCTCGCGCTGTAAAACTCTGGACTTTTTCCTGAACACGGCGGAACATTTTGTTCATCATGAAGATCTGCGTCGGGGAGCGTCGCTAGGAGAGAATTCTCTTGTGGCTGGGGTGCAGCCGCGTAGCTTGAGTGACGTGGCGGAGAAAGATTTGTTGCGAGTTCTGCGTCTTGTGGCACCCAAGCTGCTACGACAATCATCGGTTCCTGTGGTGCTAGAACCTGATCGTTATCCTCGGATTGTTGCTGCGGATTCACGGGGAGTGGCCTCTTCTGGCAGTGCCGTAACCCATATCAGAGGCCAGGTAGGAGAGCTAGTGTTGTGGGCTTTCGGCCGTGACGTCGTGGATATTGAACTCTATGGAGACGCAAGAAAAATTGTCAGGTCAGGCCTATAG
- a CDS encoding nucleoside hydrolase: protein MAKKVILDLDTGIDDALALAYALGSPELDLIGVTATYGNVLVDDGARNDLALLELFGRPDIPVFVGEPHARAKDEFSVLEISEFIHGKNGIGEAKIQQPQSCVSDKTAVDFLIESVATYGDDLVIIPTGAMTNIAAAMDKDPDFAANAHIVFMGGALTVPGNVSTWAEANINQDPEAADMMVRECADVTMIGLDVTLQTLLTYEETAMWRALNTEAATVLADATDYYIRAYDAIAPHLGGCGLHDPLAVAVAVDPSLVTALPLNLKVDTEGPTRGRTIGNEVKLGDPHKNARVAVAVDVERFLKEFMERITRVLVGNAIGR, encoded by the coding sequence ATGGCAAAGAAGGTAATCCTCGACCTGGACACTGGCATCGATGATGCGTTGGCACTGGCCTATGCTCTAGGTTCTCCGGAGCTAGATCTCATTGGTGTCACTGCGACGTATGGCAACGTTCTTGTCGACGATGGAGCGCGCAACGACCTTGCGCTCCTGGAACTGTTTGGACGTCCCGATATTCCGGTTTTTGTCGGCGAGCCACACGCTCGGGCCAAAGATGAGTTTTCCGTTTTAGAAATTTCTGAGTTTATCCACGGAAAAAATGGCATTGGTGAGGCGAAGATACAGCAGCCTCAATCCTGCGTGAGTGATAAAACAGCAGTTGATTTCCTTATTGAATCGGTGGCTACTTATGGCGATGACTTGGTCATTATCCCAACGGGAGCTATGACTAATATCGCCGCGGCAATGGATAAGGACCCAGATTTTGCAGCTAACGCTCATATCGTTTTCATGGGAGGCGCGCTTACGGTTCCTGGGAATGTGAGCACTTGGGCCGAGGCAAATATCAACCAAGACCCAGAAGCCGCAGACATGATGGTCCGAGAATGCGCTGATGTGACGATGATTGGCCTTGACGTAACACTCCAAACGTTGTTGACGTATGAGGAGACTGCTATGTGGAGGGCGCTAAACACCGAGGCCGCAACGGTGCTTGCCGACGCCACCGATTACTACATTCGCGCCTATGACGCGATAGCGCCTCATCTTGGCGGTTGTGGGTTGCATGACCCTCTGGCCGTTGCAGTAGCTGTGGATCCCAGCCTAGTCACTGCTCTTCCTCTGAACCTTAAAGTGGATACCGAGGGGCCTACGAGGGGACGGACAATCGGTAATGAGGTCAAACTGGGAGATCCACACAAGAATGCTCGGGTGGCGGTGGCTGTTGACGTAGAGCGCTTCCTCAAAGAATTTATGGAACGCATTACGCGCGTACTAGTAGGAAACGCAATCGGTAGATAA
- the dapB gene encoding 4-hydroxy-tetrahydrodipicolinate reductase, whose translation MAIKVGVLGARGRVGQAVVAGVNESKDLELVAEVDRDDDLNVLVDNGAEVIVDFTTPDSVMGNLDFCINHGISCVVGTTGFTAERLAQVEEWAEKNPSVGVLIAPNFAISAVLTMVFARQAAKFFESAEVVEYHHPNKLDAPSGTAIHTAQGIAEARKEAGLGAQPDATKDSLEGARGADVDGVPVHAVRMTGMVAHEEVIFGAQGQSLTIRQDSYDRTSFVPGVLVGVRKIHEHPGLSVGLDKYLDIS comes from the coding sequence ATGGCCATTAAAGTAGGAGTCCTCGGGGCACGTGGGCGCGTTGGTCAAGCCGTAGTAGCGGGTGTAAACGAATCCAAAGATCTTGAGCTTGTTGCTGAGGTCGACCGTGATGATGACCTGAATGTTCTTGTTGATAACGGAGCAGAAGTAATCGTTGATTTCACCACTCCTGATTCTGTCATGGGCAACTTAGATTTCTGCATCAACCACGGTATTTCCTGCGTCGTGGGGACCACAGGTTTTACAGCAGAGCGACTCGCTCAAGTGGAAGAATGGGCGGAGAAAAATCCTTCGGTGGGTGTGCTGATTGCTCCCAACTTTGCTATCTCAGCTGTATTAACCATGGTTTTTGCCCGCCAAGCAGCTAAGTTCTTCGAATCTGCTGAAGTTGTTGAGTATCATCACCCCAACAAGCTGGATGCCCCCTCAGGAACCGCTATTCACACAGCACAAGGCATAGCCGAGGCTCGTAAGGAAGCGGGACTTGGTGCGCAGCCCGATGCAACAAAAGATTCGCTTGAAGGGGCCCGCGGAGCTGATGTCGACGGAGTGCCGGTGCACGCTGTGCGCATGACTGGCATGGTTGCACATGAGGAAGTTATTTTTGGCGCACAGGGGCAGTCCTTGACTATTCGCCAGGATTCTTACGACCGCACATCTTTTGTTCCTGGAGTTTTAGTAGGCGTGCGGAAGATCCATGAGCATCCTGGTCTTAGCGTTGGCCTAGATAAGTACCTCGATATCTCATAA
- the rpsO gene encoding 30S ribosomal protein S15, producing MALSNEQKKSILAEYGLHETDTGSPEAQVALLSARINQLTEHLKFHKHDHHSRRGLLLLVGRRKGLLKYLADNNVDRYRDLIARLGLRR from the coding sequence ATGGCTTTGAGCAATGAGCAGAAGAAGTCCATCTTGGCTGAGTACGGTCTGCACGAGACCGACACCGGTTCCCCTGAGGCACAGGTTGCGCTGCTTTCCGCACGCATCAACCAGCTGACCGAGCACCTGAAGTTCCACAAGCACGATCACCACTCTCGTCGTGGTCTGCTACTTCTGGTTGGTCGTCGCAAGGGCCTCTTGAAGTACCTCGCAGACAACAACGTTGATCGCTACCGTGATCTGATTGCTCGTCTGGGCTTGCGTCGATAA
- the dapA gene encoding 4-hydroxy-tetrahydrodipicolinate synthase — protein sequence MSTGLTANTGSDYFGTVAVAMVTPFDATGKLDVSAGRKLSAHLADNGIDTLVLAGTTGESPTTTLQEKIDLLKAVKSEVGDRVKIIAGAGTNNTSASVDMARASAEAGADALLVVTPYYSKPSQEGIYQHFRTVAQATDLPICAYDIPPRSVVPIQPDTLRRLAEIPTIKGVKDAKGDIAAATPLIEETGLAWYSGDDPLNLPWLSVGAVGFISVIGHLAPKELRELHTSFNNGDLARAREINAKLSSLVAAQGRLGGVSLAKAGLRLQGIEVGDPRLPIVAPSEEELERLRHDMNKSGVL from the coding sequence ATGAGCACAGGTTTGACAGCGAATACGGGTAGCGACTACTTCGGTACCGTCGCCGTAGCGATGGTGACACCGTTTGATGCCACGGGGAAACTCGACGTTTCTGCAGGGCGGAAGCTTTCCGCACACTTGGCTGACAACGGGATCGACACGCTGGTACTCGCCGGAACCACCGGTGAGTCTCCAACTACAACGCTGCAAGAAAAAATTGACCTGCTCAAGGCCGTTAAGTCGGAGGTTGGCGACCGCGTTAAGATTATCGCGGGCGCTGGAACAAACAATACTTCGGCTTCGGTTGATATGGCTCGAGCGTCTGCTGAAGCTGGCGCCGATGCACTTCTGGTAGTGACCCCTTACTATTCAAAACCTAGTCAAGAGGGAATCTATCAGCATTTTCGAACAGTCGCGCAAGCCACTGACTTGCCAATCTGCGCTTATGATATTCCGCCACGTTCGGTTGTTCCTATTCAGCCGGATACTCTGCGTCGTCTTGCTGAGATCCCTACGATCAAGGGCGTTAAAGACGCAAAAGGTGATATCGCTGCTGCTACACCTCTCATAGAAGAAACAGGACTTGCCTGGTACTCAGGCGATGACCCACTTAATCTCCCGTGGTTGTCCGTAGGAGCGGTGGGTTTTATTTCCGTGATTGGTCACTTGGCACCAAAGGAATTGCGCGAACTGCATACAAGTTTTAATAACGGCGATCTTGCGCGTGCGCGTGAGATTAACGCAAAACTTTCATCATTAGTCGCTGCTCAAGGGCGTTTGGGTGGCGTAAGCCTCGCAAAAGCCGGATTGCGGCTACAAGGTATTGAGGTCGGAGACCCGCGACTGCCTATTGTCGCACCAAGTGAAGAAGAGCTTGAGCGTCTCCGACACGACATGAATAAATCTGGAGTTCTATAA
- the truB gene encoding tRNA pseudouridine(55) synthase TruB, giving the protein MIDPLSTSGLVVVDKPAGMTSHDVVGRLRRIFGTKRVGHAGTLDPMATGVLVVGIERGTKFLAHMVASTKSYRATIRLGMSTTTDDKEGEAVFAADTSTVSAITDDEIAAEIAKLTGHIMQRPASVSAIKINGKRAHQMVREGQEVEIPARPVTIYRFDVLDISRALSPEFIDIDVEVTCSSGTYIRSLARDLGEALHVGGHLTALRRLSVGPFTLSDAITLDDLATTPKLSLSLDESLTRCYPTLEITESEATDLSMGKWLQPRGLTEVHAAVAPNGHAIALIKEKGKRLSSVFVARPNTLS; this is encoded by the coding sequence ATGATTGATCCCCTCTCCACTTCTGGACTCGTAGTCGTCGATAAACCCGCTGGCATGACCTCGCATGACGTAGTTGGGCGCTTGCGCCGTATCTTTGGCACTAAACGGGTTGGCCACGCGGGCACCCTCGACCCCATGGCTACCGGTGTTCTTGTTGTGGGAATCGAAAGAGGGACAAAATTTCTTGCCCATATGGTTGCATCGACCAAGTCCTACCGAGCAACTATCAGACTTGGGATGTCCACCACCACCGACGATAAAGAGGGAGAAGCAGTTTTTGCTGCCGATACCTCCACGGTATCCGCGATCACCGACGATGAGATAGCTGCTGAGATAGCTAAGCTCACTGGACATATCATGCAACGCCCAGCATCAGTCAGCGCAATCAAAATCAACGGGAAGCGGGCCCACCAAATGGTGCGTGAGGGGCAAGAAGTAGAGATACCCGCACGTCCGGTCACTATTTACCGGTTCGATGTCCTCGATATTTCGCGCGCTTTATCACCGGAATTCATTGACATCGATGTAGAGGTCACGTGTTCATCGGGCACGTATATCCGGTCTCTCGCTCGCGATCTAGGAGAAGCCCTCCATGTGGGTGGCCATCTCACAGCTTTACGACGCCTATCCGTGGGCCCCTTCACCCTTTCCGACGCCATTACTCTCGACGATCTCGCAACCACCCCCAAACTCAGTCTTTCTTTGGATGAATCCTTAACTCGGTGCTACCCCACATTAGAGATCACAGAATCTGAAGCCACAGATCTTTCTATGGGAAAATGGCTCCAACCACGCGGTTTAACAGAGGTTCACGCAGCGGTAGCACCCAATGGCCACGCCATCGCGCTTATCAAGGAAAAAGGCAAGCGGCTTTCTTCCGTTTTCGTCGCGCGTCCCAACACGCTCTCCTAG
- a CDS encoding polyribonucleotide nucleotidyltransferase yields the protein MTVVRRNIHEETCTLSKAKNIEFNVDEEFGITEAIATIDNGDFGTRTIRFETGQLAKQADGSVTTYLDDETMLLATTTASNQPREGFDFFPLTVDVEERMYAAGRIPGSFFRREGRPSTEAILACRLIDRPLRPTFVKGLRNEVQVVITVLSMNPEDYYDVVAINGASAATQLSGLPVSGAVGGVRMALIADEAHPKGQWIAFPTHEQHEKALFELVVAGRLVAKKQGRKTVEDVAIMMVEAGATENVVEKIKDGAPAPTEEIVAQGLEAAKPFIEVLCRAQAGLAERAAKETQEFPLFLPYSDVIYDAVEKKVSKKLRQLLTIKSKQERDDATNDYMESIEGELLAKFGSEDEAAASKAIRAAYNAVMKKLVRHMILTEHFRIDGRGVTDIRDLGVEVELIPRAHGSALFERGETQILGVTTLDMLKMEQQIDSLSPTSSKRYIHHYNFPPYSTGETGRVGSPKRREIGHGALAERALMPVIPSREEFPYTIRQVSEALGSNGSTSMGSVCASTLSLYNAGVPLKAPVAGIAMGLVSDEVDGETRYVALTDILGAEDAFGDMDFKVAGTRDFVTALQLDTKLDGIPSKVLASALAQAYEAREAILDTMAEVIESPDAMSDYAPRITTVTVPVSKIGEVIGPKGKTINSITEETGANISIEEDGTVYVSATSGAAAEAAIEKINAIANPQLPKVGERFLGTIVKTTAFGAFVSLVPGRDGLIHISKLGNGKRIEKVEDVVNVGDKVEVEILDIDNRGKISLAPVKED from the coding sequence ATGACCGTTGTGAGAAGGAATATCCACGAGGAGACCTGCACTTTGAGCAAGGCAAAAAACATCGAATTCAACGTAGATGAAGAATTCGGTATTACCGAAGCGATCGCCACCATTGACAACGGCGACTTCGGAACCCGTACCATTCGCTTTGAAACTGGCCAGTTGGCCAAGCAAGCCGATGGCTCTGTCACCACTTACTTGGATGATGAGACGATGCTGTTGGCTACCACGACGGCTTCCAACCAGCCGCGTGAAGGATTCGACTTCTTCCCACTGACGGTGGACGTCGAGGAGCGCATGTACGCAGCGGGCCGCATTCCGGGTTCGTTTTTCCGTCGCGAGGGCCGCCCCTCCACTGAGGCAATTTTGGCTTGCCGCCTGATCGACCGTCCGCTACGTCCGACTTTTGTTAAGGGACTGCGCAACGAGGTCCAGGTCGTTATCACCGTCTTGTCCATGAACCCAGAAGACTACTATGACGTTGTTGCGATCAACGGTGCGTCAGCTGCTACCCAGCTTTCCGGTCTGCCGGTATCGGGTGCTGTAGGCGGAGTTCGCATGGCTCTTATCGCGGATGAAGCACATCCCAAGGGCCAGTGGATTGCGTTCCCGACCCATGAGCAGCACGAGAAGGCTCTTTTTGAACTCGTCGTTGCAGGACGCCTTGTCGCTAAGAAACAGGGACGCAAGACTGTCGAAGACGTTGCCATCATGATGGTAGAAGCGGGTGCGACTGAGAACGTCGTAGAAAAGATCAAAGATGGCGCTCCTGCGCCGACAGAAGAGATCGTTGCACAAGGCCTAGAAGCAGCTAAGCCTTTCATCGAGGTTTTGTGCCGAGCACAGGCTGGCCTGGCAGAACGTGCAGCGAAAGAAACTCAAGAATTCCCACTTTTCCTACCTTATTCGGACGTTATTTACGATGCCGTGGAAAAGAAGGTTTCTAAGAAACTGCGTCAGCTGTTGACTATTAAGTCAAAGCAAGAGCGTGACGACGCCACGAACGACTACATGGAGTCGATCGAGGGCGAGTTGCTCGCAAAATTCGGTTCTGAGGATGAAGCTGCCGCATCGAAGGCTATCCGCGCTGCTTATAACGCCGTGATGAAGAAGCTCGTGCGCCATATGATTCTCACCGAGCACTTCCGCATTGATGGTCGTGGAGTCACCGATATTCGTGATCTTGGGGTAGAGGTAGAGCTCATTCCTCGTGCACACGGTTCGGCTCTATTTGAGCGCGGTGAGACACAGATCTTGGGCGTGACCACGCTAGACATGCTCAAGATGGAGCAGCAGATTGATTCGTTGTCACCCACATCGTCCAAGCGCTACATCCACCACTACAACTTCCCGCCGTATTCCACCGGAGAAACTGGCCGTGTGGGGTCCCCGAAGCGCCGCGAGATCGGGCATGGAGCGCTTGCAGAGCGCGCCCTTATGCCAGTGATTCCTTCCCGCGAGGAGTTCCCTTACACCATCCGTCAGGTTTCGGAAGCCCTCGGATCTAACGGCTCTACCTCCATGGGGTCAGTGTGTGCATCAACACTCTCGCTGTACAACGCGGGTGTTCCGCTGAAGGCCCCCGTGGCTGGTATTGCTATGGGTCTGGTGTCTGATGAAGTTGACGGAGAAACCCGTTATGTTGCTTTGACAGACATCCTTGGCGCTGAGGATGCTTTCGGTGACATGGACTTCAAGGTTGCTGGAACCCGTGACTTTGTGACGGCCCTGCAGCTGGACACCAAGCTTGATGGCATTCCTTCCAAGGTTCTCGCGTCTGCGCTTGCTCAGGCTTATGAGGCTCGCGAAGCAATTCTGGACACTATGGCTGAGGTCATTGAGAGCCCAGACGCGATGAGCGATTATGCTCCGCGCATCACGACTGTCACCGTTCCAGTCAGCAAGATCGGTGAGGTTATTGGGCCTAAGGGCAAGACGATCAACTCGATCACCGAGGAGACCGGGGCAAACATCTCCATCGAGGAAGACGGAACTGTGTATGTTTCCGCGACCTCAGGTGCTGCCGCTGAAGCAGCGATCGAAAAGATCAATGCTATCGCTAATCCGCAGTTGCCCAAGGTTGGCGAGAGGTTCCTCGGAACCATCGTTAAGACCACTGCCTTTGGTGCATTTGTTTCTCTTGTGCCTGGTCGTGACGGCCTCATCCACATCTCTAAGCTCGGCAACGGTAAGCGCATAGAGAAGGTAGAAGACGTAGTCAACGTTGGTGACAAAGTCGAGGTGGAGATCCTCGACATAGACAACCGCGGCAAGATTTCCTTGGCACCAGTGAAGGAAGACTAG
- a CDS encoding ribonuclease J — MTEPRNRSRKVTRKAGPPETTEAPAFQAPDASVEVSAKAEAEKKTSGEGSSNQDASSKGNRGRSNSGRAGNGTRNGRSRRGGNPQNNKSNRGRRNVVKSMQGADLTERLPEPPKAPKNGLRIYALGGISEIGRNMTVFEYNNKMLLVDCGVLFPSSGEPGVDLILPDFGPIEDKLDKVEALVVTHGHEDHIGAIPWLLKLRPDLPIYASKFTLALIAAKCREHRQRPKLIEVNEKSDINRGPFNIRFWAVNHSIPDCLGLAIKTGAGLVIHTGDIKLDQTPTDGRPTDLPALSRFGDEGVDLMLCDSTNATTPGVSGSEADIAPTLKRLVGDAKQRVILASFASNVYRVQAAVDAAVASGRKVAFNGRSMIRNMEIAEKMGYLKAPRGTIVSMDDAAKMAPHKVMLITTGTQGEPMAALSRMARREHRQITVRDGDLIILSSSLVPGNEEAVFGVINMLAQIGATVVTSRDAKVHTSGHGYSGELLFLYNAARPVNAMPVHGEWRHLRANKELAISTGVERDRVVLAQNGVVVDLVDGRARVVGQIQIGNLYVDGVTMGDIDAGVLEERTSLGEGGLIAITAVIDNRTGRLLERPTVQAKGFSEDAVAMMPEVTELVENTMTDLAGEGENDPYRMVQQLRRRVSRFVEQKWRRKPMIMPTVIPTTQTQVEADEEEIRATRESL, encoded by the coding sequence ATGACTGAACCACGTAACCGTTCTCGAAAGGTTACTCGTAAAGCTGGTCCGCCGGAGACTACTGAGGCACCAGCTTTCCAAGCCCCTGACGCATCTGTAGAGGTATCTGCTAAAGCTGAGGCGGAGAAGAAAACTTCAGGCGAAGGTTCTTCCAATCAAGATGCTAGCTCTAAGGGCAATCGTGGCCGCTCCAACTCGGGACGAGCTGGAAACGGAACACGCAATGGTCGTTCACGCCGTGGCGGCAATCCTCAGAATAATAAGAGCAACCGAGGCCGTCGTAACGTGGTTAAATCCATGCAAGGTGCGGATCTGACCGAGCGTCTTCCAGAGCCCCCCAAGGCTCCTAAGAATGGGCTACGCATCTACGCTCTTGGTGGCATTTCTGAAATTGGTCGTAATATGACCGTTTTTGAGTACAACAACAAAATGTTGTTGGTTGACTGCGGTGTTCTTTTCCCCTCGTCTGGTGAACCAGGCGTGGATTTGATCTTGCCTGATTTTGGTCCTATCGAAGACAAACTAGACAAGGTCGAGGCGCTCGTTGTTACTCACGGGCATGAGGACCACATTGGAGCTATTCCGTGGTTGCTGAAGTTGCGTCCAGACCTACCTATCTACGCTTCTAAATTTACGTTGGCTCTTATCGCTGCAAAGTGTCGTGAGCACCGTCAGCGTCCTAAGCTGATCGAGGTAAATGAGAAGTCGGATATTAACCGTGGACCTTTTAATATTCGTTTCTGGGCAGTTAACCACTCGATCCCGGATTGCTTAGGTCTTGCCATTAAGACTGGCGCAGGTTTGGTCATCCATACCGGTGACATCAAGCTCGACCAGACCCCAACAGACGGGCGTCCTACCGATCTTCCTGCACTGTCTCGCTTTGGTGATGAGGGCGTTGACCTCATGCTCTGTGACTCCACCAATGCAACTACGCCGGGCGTTTCGGGATCCGAAGCCGATATTGCGCCAACTCTGAAGCGCCTTGTCGGTGACGCAAAACAACGCGTTATCCTAGCGTCGTTTGCTTCCAACGTCTACCGCGTTCAGGCTGCAGTCGATGCAGCAGTAGCCTCGGGTCGTAAGGTTGCATTCAACGGACGTTCCATGATTCGAAACATGGAAATCGCGGAAAAGATGGGTTACCTGAAGGCTCCTCGCGGAACCATTGTCAGCATGGATGATGCTGCAAAGATGGCGCCGCACAAGGTTATGCTCATCACCACGGGCACGCAGGGTGAGCCCATGGCTGCTTTGTCGCGCATGGCGCGACGTGAGCATCGCCAGATCACGGTTCGCGATGGCGATCTGATTATTCTTTCTTCGTCCTTGGTACCTGGTAACGAGGAAGCTGTGTTCGGCGTTATTAATATGCTGGCGCAGATTGGTGCGACCGTTGTGACGAGCCGCGATGCCAAGGTCCATACCTCCGGTCACGGCTACTCCGGTGAGCTTTTGTTCCTCTACAACGCTGCTCGTCCAGTGAACGCTATGCCGGTGCACGGAGAGTGGCGCCACTTGCGGGCCAACAAGGAACTGGCAATCTCCACTGGCGTGGAGCGCGATCGTGTAGTTCTTGCACAAAATGGTGTTGTCGTGGACCTCGTTGACGGACGAGCTCGGGTGGTCGGGCAAATCCAGATCGGTAACCTCTACGTGGATGGTGTCACCATGGGTGATATTGACGCGGGGGTTCTGGAGGAGCGTACTTCCCTAGGTGAAGGCGGTCTGATCGCAATCACAGCCGTGATTGATAACCGGACCGGAAGGTTGTTAGAGCGTCCTACTGTTCAGGCCAAGGGCTTCTCTGAAGATGCTGTTGCCATGATGCCTGAAGTCACCGAGTTGGTAGAAAACACCATGACTGACTTGGCTGGGGAAGGGGAGAATGACCCCTACCGCATGGTTCAGCAACTGCGTCGTCGTGTCTCTCGTTTCGTAGAGCAAAAGTGGCGTCGTAAGCCAATGATTATGCCTACCGTTATCCCGACGACTCAGACTCAGGTGGAAGCGGACGAAGAGGAGATTCGCGCAACGCGCGAAAGCCTATAA